The Nymphalis io chromosome 14, ilAglIoxx1.1, whole genome shotgun sequence genome has a segment encoding these proteins:
- the LOC126773171 gene encoding sodium channel protein para isoform X10, giving the protein MSEDLDSISEEEQSLFRPFTRESLAVIEARIAEEHAKQKELEKKRAEGETDLGRTKKKKEVRYDDEDEDEGPQPDATLEQGLPLPVRMQGSFPLELASTPLEDIDPFYHNQTTFVVISKGKDIFRFSATNALWILDPFNPIRRVAIYILVHPLFSLFIITTILVNCILMIMPTTPTVESTEVIFTGIYTFESAVKVMARGFILQPFTYLRDAWNWLDFVVIALAYVTMGIDLGNLAALRTFRVLRALKTVAIVPGLKTIVGAVIESVKNLRDVIILTMFSLSVFALMGLQIYMGVLTQKCIKVFPEDGSWGNLTDENWERFCQNETNWYGEDGDYPLCGNSSGAGQCEPGYICLQGYGPNPNYGYTSFDTFGWAFLSAFRLMTQDYWENLYQLVLRSAGSWHVLFFVVIIFLGSFYLVNLILAIVAMSYDELQKKAEEEEQAEEEALREAEQKAAARADKQEAREAHAREQAAAAEAAAYAEAHPAKSPSDSSCQSYELFVNQERGNQDDNTRERMSLRSDPFQDSVSTQPTHKPTANESHHEPARRQRKVSMVPHPERINKYGQLSYGPLREGSQASLSLPGSPFNLRRGSRGSHQMALRPNGRNRYPPGADRKPLVLSTYLDAQEHLPYADDSNAVTPMSEENGAIIIPVYYANLGSRHSSYTSHQSRLSYTSHGDLLGGKAQTKEARLRGRSASRNHSVTSQPHAYPLPRQDSSLASRPLREYEISTTECTDEAGKVLKQSNDNPFIESSQQPNVVDMRDVMVLNEIIEQAGRQSRASEQNEDDEDGPTFKERLLECFMKGIDFFCVWDCCWLWLEFQKYVALLVFDPFVELFITLCIVVNTLFMALDHHDMDRDMEKALKSGNYFFTATFGIEAMLKLIAMSPKFYFQEGWNVFDFIIVALSLLELGLEGVQGLSVLRSFRLLRVFKLAKSWPALNLIISIMGRTVGALGNLTFVLCIIIFIFAVMGMQLFGKNYTDYVDRFPDGDLPRWNFTDFMHSFMIVFRVLCGEWIESMWDCMLVGDVSCIPFFLATVVIGNLVVLNLFLALLLSNFGSSNLSSPTADQDTNKIAEAFNRISRFIDWVKKNAADVLKLVKNKLTNQIAIHAPERVDNELELGADLDDGVLYKDKKLKDQVEVAIGDGMEFTIPGDNKYKKGKILMNNINAITDNHTDNRINCELNHHGYPIQDDDTISQKSYGSHKIRSFKDESHKGSADTIDGEEKKDASKEELGLEEEMIPEEEVGQVDLAKLDIKAVEGDGILEDSPADCCPEPCYARFPFLAGDDESPFWQGWAMLRLKTFRLIENTYFETAVITMILLSSLALALEDVHLPHRPILQDILYYMDRIFTVIFFIEMLIKWLALGFQKYFTNAWCWLDFIIVMVSLINFVAALCGAGGIQAFKTMRTLRALRPLRAMSRMQGMRVVVNALVQAIPSIFNVLLVCLIFWLIFAIMGVQLFAGKYFKCVDMNHTTLSHEIIPDRNACILENYTWENSPMNFDHVGKAYLCLFQVATFKGWIQIMNDAIDSREVGRQPIRETNIYMYLYFVFFIIFGSFFTLNLFIGVIIDNFNEQKKKAGGSLEMFMTEDQKKYYNAMKKMGSKKPLKAIPRPRWRPQAIVFEIVTDKKFDMIIMLFIGLNMLTMTLDHYQQSETFSAVLDYLNMIFIVIFSSECLLKIFALRYHYFVEPWNLFDFVVVMFSILSLVLSDIIEKYFVSPTLLRVVRVAKVGRVLRLVKGAKGIRTLLFALAMSLPALFNICLLLFLVMFIFAIFGMSFFMHVKDKGGLDDVYNFKTFVQSMILLFQMSTSAGWDGVLDGIINEEECDLPDNERGSPGNCGSATIGITYLLSYLVISFLIVINMYIAVILENYSQATEDVQEGLTDDDYDMYYEIWQRFDPEGTQYIRYDQLSDFLDVLEPPLQIHKPNKYKIISMDIPICRGDMMFCVDILDALTKDFFARKGNPIEEPVDVGRPDEVGYEPVSSTLWRQREEYCARLIQHAWRRHRRAQSPGGGSASGAEGGGASGPEAEGAPTAVLLDAGAGGAHRVVLQAAGAAPRPPEPAPPPAPV; this is encoded by the exons ATGTCCGAGGACTTGGACTCGATCAGCGAGGAAGAACAAAGCTTGTTCCGACCCTTCACCCGAGAGTCATTGGCCGTAATCGAGGCCCGCATAGCTGAAGAGCATGCCAAGCAAAAAGAACTCGAGAAAAAACGAGCGGAAGGCGAG ACCGATTTGGGGCGGacgaaaaagaaaaaagaa GTGCGGTACGATGATGAGGATGAAGATGAAGGTCCCCAACCAGATGCGACCTTGGAGCAGGGCCTGCCGCTGCCGGTGCGCATGCAGGGCTCCTTTCCTCTCGAACTCGCCTCCACACCACTCGAGGACATCGATCCTTTCTACCACAACCAAACA ACATTCGTAGTCATAAGCAAGGGTAAAGACATCTTCAGATTTTCGGCGACTAATGCCTTGTGGATATTGGATCCATTTAATCCAATAAGAAGAGTGgccatatatatattagtgcATCCTTTATTCTCTCTGTTCATTATTACCACAATTCTTGTGAATTGTATACTCATGATAATGCCTACCACACCAACTGTCGAAAGTACtga AGTTATCTTTACCGGCATCTACACCTTTGAATCGGCGGTGAAAGTAATGGCCAGGGGTTTCATACTACAGCCATTCACATACCTTAGAGATGCATGGAATTGGCTTGACTTCGTAGTTATAGCTTTAGC TTATGTGACGATGGGCATAGATCTCGGCAACTTGGCCGCTCTAAGAACGTTCAGAGTTCTCCGAGCTTTGAAGACTGTGGCCATCGTACcgg GCTTGAAGACTATTGTGGGTGCGGTGATAGAGTCGGTGAAAAATCTTCGAGATGTGATAATATTGACGATGTTTTCACTATCTGTGTTCGCACTTATGGGTCTGCAAATCTATATGGGGGTCTTGACACAGAAATGTATTAAAGTCTTTCCGGAAGACGGTAGTTGGGGTAACCTCACCGATGAGAACTGGGAAAGATTTTGTCAAAATGAAA CAAATTGGTACGGAGAAGACGGAGACTACCCCCTTTGTGGAAATTCATCAGGAGCAGG ACAATGTGAACCAGGCTACATATGTTTACAAGGCTATGGACCAAACCCTAACTACGGATATACGAGTTTTGACACGTTTGGTTGGGCTTTCCTATCAGCTTTTCGACTCATGACACAGGACTATTGGGAAAATCTTTATCAACTG GTGCTAAGGTCAGCGGGTTCATGGCACGTCTTGTTCTTCGTAGTGATCATATTCTTGGGCTCATTCTATCTCGTCAACTTGATTTTGGCTATCGTCGCCATGTCATATGATGAGTTACAAAAGAAAGCTGAAGAAGAGGAACAAGCCGAAGAAGAAGCTCTTAGG GAAGCGGAACAAAAAGCGGCAGCCAGAGCGGATAAGCAGGAAGCCAGGGAAGCCCATGCTCGCGAGCAGGCTGCAGCAGCAGAGGCGGCGGCGTACGCCGAGGCACATCCCGCTAAATCTCCCAGCGACTCTTCCTGTCAGAGCTACGAGCTGTTCGTGAACCAGGAGCGGGGCAACCAGGACGACAATACGCGCGAGCGCATGTCCCTCCGTAGCGACCCCTTCCAGGACTCGGTGAGCACTCAGCCCACGCACAAGCCAACCGCCAACGAATCGCACCACGAACCGGCACGCCGACAGAGGAAGGTCAGCATG GTTCCCCACCCTGAACGCATAAATAAATACGGACAGTTGTCATATGGGCCACTGCGCGAAGGCTCACAG GCTTCATTGTCACTTCCTGGATCACCGTTCAATTTACGTCGAGGATCTCGTGGGTCGCATCAAATGGCTTTAAGACCGAACGGAAGAAATCGATATCCACCTGGAGCTGATCGAAAACCACTTGTCCTTTCAACATACTTGGATGCACAGGAACATCTGCCATATGCTGACGATTCAAATGCTGTCACACCAATGTCTGAAGAAAATGGTGCTATAATTATACCTGTGTACTACGCCAATTTAG gtTCAAGACATTCTTCTTACACGTCGCATCAATCTCGATTGTCGTACACTTCACACGGTGACTTATTAGGTGGAAAAGCGCAAACGAAGGAAGCAAGGCTAAGAGGACGATCGGCATCCAGAAATCACAGCGTTACGTCACAACCGCATGCCTACCCACTGCCAAGACAAGATTCGTCGCTCGCATCTAGACCGCTTAGAGAATAT GAAATAAGCACAACGGAATGTACAGATGAGGCTGGCAAAGTATTAAAACAATCTAACGACAATCCTTTTATAGAGTCATCGCAGCAGCCCAACGTTGTAGATATGAGAG ATGTTATGGTActaaatgaaattattgaacAAGCGGGCAGACAAAGTAGAGCCAGTGAGCAAAACG AAGACGATGAGGATGGACCCACCTTCAAAGAAAGACTCCTCGAGTGCTTTATGAAAGGAATAGACTTCTTTTGTGTTTGGGACTGCTGTTGGTTATGGCTGGAGTTCCAAAAATACGTGGCTCTTCTGGTGTTCGACCCATTCGTAGAACTGTTTATCACCTTATGTATTGTGGTCAACACTTTGTTTATGGCTTTGGACCATCATGATATGGATCGAGATATGGAAAAGGCGCTAAAAAGTGGCAACTAT ttctTCACTGCAACCTTTGGTATAGAAGCCATGCTAAAATTAATAGCTATGAGCCCGaagttttattttcaagaaGGTTGGAACGTTTTTGATTTTATCATCGTGGCCTTATCGTTATTAGAATTGGGTCTGGAAGGTGTACAGGGTTTGTCAGTGTTACGTTCATTTCGTTTG cTGCGTGTATTTAAACTGGCTAAGTCTTGGCCGGCGCTAAACCTTATTATATCCATAATGGGTAGGACAGTGGGAGCTTTAGGGAACTTGACCTTTGTACTTTGCatcattatattcatatttgcgGTGATGGGAATGCAGTTATTTGGGAAAAACTATACAG ACTATGTAGACCGTTTTCCGGACGGAGATCTTCCCCGTTGGAACTTCACCGACTTCATGCACAGCTTCATGATAGTCTTTCGAGTGCTATGTGGAGAATGGATAGAAAGCATGTGGGATTGTATGCTCGTTGGAGACGTGTCCTGCATACCATTCTTCTTAGCTACCGTTGTCATTGGTAATCTTGTG gttCTCAACCTCTTCTTGGCCCTGTTACTGTCAAACTTTGGGTCATCTAACTTATCGTCGCCGACAGCCGATCAAGACACCAACAAAATAGCTGAAGCATTTAACAGAATATCGAGATTCATAGATTGGGTTAAAAAGAACGCAGCCGACGTCTTAAAGTTGgtgaaaaataaacttacaaacCAAATAGCCATACACGCTCCCG AACGGGTGGATAACGAGCTGGAATTAGGTGCTGACCTTGATGATGGAGTACTGTATAAAGATAAGAAACTAAAAGACCAAGTAGAAGTAGCAATCGGTGACGGCATGGAATTTACAATACCag GTGACAATAAGTACAAGAAAGGTAAAATACTAATGAATAATATCAATGCAATAACCGATAACCACACAGACAATAGAATTAATTGTGAACTTAATCATCATGGATACCCTATTCAG GACGATGATACTATAAGTCAGAAATCATACGGAAGTCACAAAATTAGATCTTTTAAAGATGAAAGTCACAAAGGTTCAGCAGACACCATCGATGGTGAAGAAAAAAAAGACGCCAGTAAAGAAGAATTAGGGCTAGAGGaag AAATGATACCAGAAGAAGAGGTTGGTCAAGTGGATCTGGCTAAATTGGACATAAAAGCTGTAGAGGGTGATGGCATTCTTGAAGACTCTCCAGCAGACTGCTGTCCAGAACCTTGTTATGCGCGCTTCCCCTTTTTAGCTGGAGATGACGAATCTCCATTCTGGCAAGGATGGGCCATGTTGAGACTGAAAACCTTCCGACTTATTGAAAATACATACTTTGAAACGGCTGTGATAACTATGATTTTACTCAGTAGTTTGGCTTTG GCTCTAGAAGATGTTCATTTACCACATCGGCCGATACTTCAAGATATCCTCTATTATATGGACCGAATCTTTACCGTTATATTTTTCATCGAGATGTTGATCAAGTGGCTTGCTCTTGGATTCCAGAAATATTTCACGAATGCCTGGTGTTGGCTTGATTTCATCATTGTTATG GTCTCGCTTATAAACTTCGTAGCGGCGCTTTGTGGCGCCGGTGGCATTCAGGCGTTCAAAACGATGAGAACGCTTCGAGCCCTTCGACCGCTCAGGGCTATGAGCCGCATGCAGGGCATGAGG GTGGTAGTGAATGCTCTGGTGCAAGCGATCCCATCCATCTTCAACGTGCTGCTCGTGTGTCTGATATTCTGGCTTATCTTTGCTATTATGGGTGTACAACTCTTCGctggaaaatattttaag TGCGTCGACATGAACCACACAACTCTAAGCCATGAAATTATCCCAGATAGAAATGCTTGTATTTTAGAAAACTACACCTGGGAAAACTCCCCAATGAATTTCGACCATGTTGGCAAGGCTTATTTATGTCTATTTCAAGTTGCTACTTTCAAAGGCTGGATTCAAATCATGAATGATGCTATCGATTCACGAGAG GTTGGTCGTCAGCCCATTCGAGAAAccaatatatacatgtatttgtattttgtattcttCATAATTTTCGGCTCGTTTTTCACTCTTAACCTATTCATTGGTgtgattattgataattttaatgaacaaaAGAAGAAAGCAGGAGGCAGTCTTGAAATGTTTATGACAGAAGATCAGAAAAAGTATTACAATGCTATGAAAAAAATGGGATCGAAAAAGCCCCTTAAAGCAATTCCCAGGCCAAGG TGGCGGCCGCAAGCAATCGTATTTGAGATTGTAACAGATAAGAAATTTGATATGATCATTATGTTGTTTATTGGCCTTAATATGTTAACTATGACCCTCGATCATTATCAACAATCAGAAACATTCAGTGCTGTGTTGGACTatcttaatatgatatttatcgtAATATTTAGTTCAGAGTGCTTACTTAAGATCTTTGCCCTGCGATACCATTACTTTGTGGAGCCATGGAATCTATTTGATTTTGTCGTTGTAATGTTTTCTATACTTA GCTTGGTGTTGAGCGATATCATAGAAAAGTACTTTGTTTCACCGACTTTACTCAGAGTTGTCAGAGTGGCAAAAGTTGGTAGAGTACTTCGACTTGTTAAAGGTGCAAAGGGCATTCGAACATTACTGTTCGCTCTGGCCATGTCACTGCCAGCTCTCTTTAACATTTGTCTGCTGCTATTTCTTGTAATGTTTATCTTCGCAATATTTGGAATGTCATTTTTCATGCATGTTAAAGACAAAGGAGGCCTAGATGACGTGTACAACTTCAAAACTTTCGTGCAAAGTATGATTCTACTATTTCAG ATGTCTACATCGGCGGGTTGGGATGGTGTGTTAGACGGTATTATAAATGAGGAAGAGTGTGATTTGCCGGACAACGAACGTGGGTCACCTGGCAACTGTGGCTCTGCGACGATAGGCATTACCTACTTACTGTCATATCTGGTGATCTCTTTCCTCATCGTTATTAACATGTACATTGCCGTTATTCTCGAAAATTATTCTCAG GCAACCGAAGACGTACAGGAAGGCCTAACTGACGACGACTACGACATGTACTACGAGATATGGCAGCGGTTTGATCCCGAAGGAACACAATACATCAGATACGATCAACTATCTGATTTCTTAGACGTTCTCGAGCCGCCTTTACAAATCCACAAAcctaacaaatacaaaattatatccaTGGACATACCTATATGTCGCGGTGATATGATGTTCTGCGTTGACATCTTAGATGCGCTCACGAAAGACTTCTTTGCGAGAAAGGGCAATCCCATCGAGGAACCGGTCGACGTGGGAAGGCCCGACGAAGTGGGCTACGAGCCCGTGTCGTCAACGCTATGGAGACAACGTGAAGAGTACTGCGCGCGGCTGATCCAGCACGCGTGGCGGAGACACCGGCGAGCGCAGTCGCCAGGTGGCGGCTCCGCGTCGGGCGCTGAGGGCGGCGGCGCGAGCGGACCGGAGGCGGAAGGCGCCCCGACGGCCGTGCTGCTGGACGCGGGCGCTGGCGGCGCGCACCGCGTGGTGCTGCAGGCGGCCGGGGCGGCGCCGCGCCCGCCCgagcccgcgccgccgcccgcgcccgtcTGA